GCGGTGGGGGCGGCGTTCGCCCGCCCCGGCGAGCCGGTGGTCTGCATCTCCGGCGACGGGAGCTTTCTCATGAACGCCCAGGAGCTGGACACCTGCCTCCGCTACCATCTGCCGGTGAAGGTTGTGGTCATGAACAACGCCGGTCTGGGGATGGTCCGGCAGTGGCAACAGCTCTTCTGGGACGAACGCTACGCCCACACCTGCGAGGAGTGCCCGCTGGATATCGAGCGGATCGCCAGAGGCTACGGGGTCCCGGCCCGGAAGGTCCAGAGCCTGGATGAGCTGGAGGGGGCAGCAGACTGGGCCTTCGCGGAAGAAGGACCGGTGGTGCTGGACTGCCGTATCGAACGGAACGCCAACGTCTTCCCCATGGTGCCGCCGGGCTACGGCCTGCAGGCCTACCTCCGCTGCGAGGAGGACGTCAGTTCCTGATGGCGGTCCCCTTTCGGCGACATCACGTAACGGAGAATCCGGAATCCCCCGGGAGAGGAGAGATGGAAGAATGAAGATGAGCGGTGCCCAGATGGTCGTGGCCGCCCTGGAGGCGGAGGAAGTCCAGCATGTCTTCGGCATCCCCGGCGGTGCCGTGATCCCTCTCTACGATGCCATCGCCGACGGCTCCTTCACCCATGTGCTGACCAGACACGAACAGGCCGCCTGCCATGCGGCCGACGCCTACGCACGAACCACGGGCAGGACCGGGGTCTGTATCGCCACCTCCGGTCCCGGAGCGACGAACGTCCTCACCGGCATCGCCAACGCCAATATCGACTCGGTACCCCTGGTGGTGATCGCCGGACAGGTCACCACCGCCAACATCGGTACCGACGGATTCCAGGAGGCCGACGTGTACGGCTGCTCCATGCCCATCGTCAAACACAGCTTCCTCGTCAGGGATATCGCCGGCCTCCCGGAGGCCCTGCGGGGCGCCTTCCTGATCGCCAACAGCGGCCGGCCCGGGGTGGTCATGCTGGAGCTGCCTGTGGACGTGCAGCAGCAGGTGGCCGAGTTCGTCTATCCGCCGGACCTCTCCTTCCCGGGCTACGATCCCCAGTCCCGGCTGGATCTCTCGGAGATCGACGCCGCCGTCAGTCGTATCGCACGGGCCAGGCAGCCGGTCATCCTGGCCGGCGGCGGATGCATCCTGGCCGGCGCCGAAGCCGAGCTGCGGCGCATGGCCGAAGGGCTGCAGATCCCCGTGGCCAACACATTGATGGGCAAAGGGGCCTTCCCCGACAACCACCCTCTGGCCCTGGGCATGCTCGGCATGCACGGCACCCCCACGGCCAATCTCGCCGTTTCCGACGCCGATCTGCTCATCGCCGCAGGGACCCGCTTCAGCGACCGCACCACCGGCGCAAAGCACGCCTTCGCCCCCGGGGCCGCGGTGATCCACATCGATCTGGACCCGGCGGAGCTCGACAAGATCATCCACGCCGACATCACCCTTACCGGAGACGCCAGGGAGATCCTCGCCGAACTCAACGCCCGCACCGAGGCCGTGCCGCAGCGCTCCGCCTGGCTGGGACGCCTGAACGGCTGGGCCAACCGGTACCCCCTCTCCCACCAGAGCACCGGGGACACCCTCAGCCCGCAGGAGGTCATCACCCGGGTGCGCGCGAAGACCGGCGACGAAGGGGTGGTCTCCACCGAGGTGGGACAGCACCAGATGTGGGCGGCCCTCTACTGGGAGTGCCGCCGCTCCAGGACCTTTCTCACCTCCGGTGGACTGGGAACCATGGGGTACGGCCTTCCCGCGGCCATCGGCGGGGCCTTCGGCGCCCCCGGCCGGCCCGTCACCTGTCTGGCCGGTGACGGCAGCATCCTGATGAACATCCAGGAGCTGGAGACCATCAGCCGCTACAGGCTCCCCATCAAGATCATCGTGCTCCACAACAGCAGCCTGGGCATGGTCCGGCAGTGGCAGCAGCTCTTCTGGAAGCGGCGCTACTCCGA
Above is a genomic segment from Synergistales bacterium containing:
- the ilvB gene encoding biosynthetic-type acetolactate synthase large subunit, which codes for MKMSGAQMVVAALEAEEVQHVFGIPGGAVIPLYDAIADGSFTHVLTRHEQAACHAADAYARTTGRTGVCIATSGPGATNVLTGIANANIDSVPLVVIAGQVTTANIGTDGFQEADVYGCSMPIVKHSFLVRDIAGLPEALRGAFLIANSGRPGVVMLELPVDVQQQVAEFVYPPDLSFPGYDPQSRLDLSEIDAAVSRIARARQPVILAGGGCILAGAEAELRRMAEGLQIPVANTLMGKGAFPDNHPLALGMLGMHGTPTANLAVSDADLLIAAGTRFSDRTTGAKHAFAPGAAVIHIDLDPAELDKIIHADITLTGDAREILAELNARTEAVPQRSAWLGRLNGWANRYPLSHQSTGDTLSPQEVITRVRAKTGDEGVVSTEVGQHQMWAALYWECRRSRTFLTSGGLGTMGYGLPAAIGGAFGAPGRPVTCLAGDGSILMNIQELETISRYRLPIKIIVLHNSSLGMVRQWQQLFWKRRYSETCPTATCRLAAVAQAFGIPGVTVSDPEHFGKALDEAYAAEGPFFLECLIPQEDNVMPMVPPGKGLRDFLYDGNTTAP